A stretch of the Spirochaetaceae bacterium genome encodes the following:
- a CDS encoding YmdB family metallophosphoesterase has product MRILFLGEIISKSGLEVVKKLLPDLKSEYNINLTLAAANAVSYGYGLTKNHALYLRKLGINILLGNEAIFYRQELELSTLGFVLRPANLPAKATGRGYLIHNVDGVKIGVINMLGMVGYNRTHANNPFPYANDLITNKLKENNFNILIFHSLATAEKQTMGHLLAGSAAAVIGYGTRALSADGGLIDSTAYISDCGRIGSRHSAAGFDAELSAEKFITARPLRNKEATLQPELNAVVLEVNAEGKATGLTTIRRALE; this is encoded by the coding sequence ATGCGTATTTTATTTTTGGGCGAAATTATTAGTAAAAGCGGCTTAGAGGTTGTTAAAAAATTATTGCCAGATTTAAAAAGTGAATATAACATAAATTTAACCTTAGCGGCAGCTAATGCCGTAAGTTACGGTTATGGTCTTACCAAAAACCACGCCTTGTACTTGCGTAAGCTGGGCATAAATATTTTACTGGGGAACGAGGCCATTTTTTATCGCCAAGAGCTAGAGCTTAGCACTTTAGGTTTTGTGTTGCGGCCGGCCAATTTGCCGGCTAAAGCTACCGGGCGCGGTTATTTAATCCATAATGTAGATGGAGTAAAGATAGGCGTCATTAATATGCTGGGTATGGTTGGTTACAACCGTACGCATGCCAATAATCCCTTTCCTTATGCTAATGATTTAATTACCAATAAATTAAAAGAAAATAATTTTAATATATTAATTTTTCATAGCTTAGCCACCGCCGAAAAACAAACTATGGGGCACCTGCTGGCCGGCAGCGCCGCCGCCGTTATTGGTTACGGCACGCGCGCTCTTAGCGCCGATGGCGGTTTAATTGATAGTACGGCTTATATTAGCGATTGCGGCCGCATTGGCAGCCGGCATTCGGCGGCGGGGTTTGATGCCGAACTTAGCGCCGAAAAATTTATTACAGCCCGCCCGCTGCGCAATAAAGAGGCCACTTTGCAACCCGAGCTTAACGCTGTAGTGCTGGAGGTAAATGCCGAAGGCAAAGCCACCGGCCTAACCACAATTAGACGGGCGCTGGAGTAA